The following are encoded in a window of Spiroplasma tabanidicola genomic DNA:
- a CDS encoding lipoprotein, translating into MKKLLSLLGAMGMVATSSSVAVACNNGTSVKDLSTIKTADLTVAPTANDEAAAKKAVLAQINAKLSVKAVETTDVVFSKFSQATSAEKAGSIVATAAEKSTLVKGTTTFVLTFKSAEASSKTELLAQIKVKNSDASALTEDDFDIASEPAISATAAKITAKGDKYQGSVSLTYSKGEASSKAELSSVIKTLDLGAFSFSESTPSKTELLAQIKVKNSDASALTEDDFDIASEPAISATAAKITAKGDKYQGSVSLTYSKG; encoded by the coding sequence ATGAAGAAATTATTAAGTTTATTAGGAGCAATGGGAATGGTTGCTACCTCAAGTAGTGTTGCAGTTGCATGTAACAATGGTACAAGTGTTAAAGATTTATCAACAATAAAAACAGCTGATTTAACAGTTGCTCCAACAGCAAATGATGAAGCAGCAGCAAAAAAAGCTGTATTAGCACAAATTAATGCAAAATTAAGTGTTAAAGCCGTTGAGACAACAGATGTAGTATTTAGTAAATTTAGTCAAGCAACATCAGCTGAAAAAGCTGGATCAATTGTGGCTACTGCTGCAGAAAAAAGTACTTTAGTTAAAGGTACAACAACTTTTGTTTTAACATTTAAATCAGCAGAAGCATCATCAAAAACTGAATTATTAGCACAAATTAAAGTTAAAAATAGTGATGCAAGTGCTTTAACAGAAGATGATTTTGACATTGCTTCAGAACCAGCAATTTCAGCAACAGCTGCTAAAATTACTGCAAAAGGTGATAAATACCAAGGTAGTGTATCATTAACTTACTCAAAAGGAGAAGCATCATCTAAAGCTGAATTAAGTTCAGTTATTAAAACACTTGATTTAGGAGCTTTCTCATTTTCAGAAAGTACACCATCAAAAACTGAATTATTAGCACAAATTAAAGTTAAAAATAGTGATGCAAGTGCTTTAACAGAAGATGATTTTGACATTGCTTCAGAACCAGCAATTTCAGCAACAGCTGCTAAAATTACTGCAAAAGGTGATAAATACCAAGGTAGTGTATCATTAACTTACTCAAAAGGATAA
- a CDS encoding lipoprotein produces MKKLLSILGAMGMVATSGSVAVACNKTKASQFGDKFVNSTVEAGSDLTLALKVATPVKDADVKAESDKVATATVKTSIAKDSDSKGEFNLVISGVAEGTATIKVTYGTITESIKVTVSKATIKDLKDVVKVVALGDLSGAGENPTVDEVVAQVNAKNEGLNLTKEDVTMSGDKLTEKATLKAVEKSTKFKGSVEVSYTYKKETRKDLSGLSESDLTVAPAKNDEVEAKKVVLAKINEKLSIEAAESTDITFSEFKAATESSKPGSIIATAVKSSALVKGSPLKFTLTFKASDLL; encoded by the coding sequence ATGAAAAAATTATTAAGTATTTTAGGAGCAATGGGAATGGTTGCTACTTCAGGTAGTGTTGCTGTTGCATGTAACAAAACAAAAGCTAGTCAATTTGGAGACAAATTTGTAAATTCAACAGTTGAAGCAGGAAGTGATTTAACTTTAGCATTAAAAGTTGCAACTCCTGTAAAAGATGCAGATGTTAAAGCAGAATCTGATAAAGTTGCTACTGCTACTGTAAAAACAAGTATTGCAAAAGATAGCGATTCTAAAGGAGAATTTAACTTAGTTATCTCTGGAGTTGCAGAAGGTACTGCAACTATTAAAGTAACTTATGGAACAATTACAGAAAGCATTAAAGTAACAGTTTCAAAAGCAACAATTAAAGATTTAAAAGATGTTGTTAAAGTTGTTGCTTTAGGAGATTTATCAGGAGCTGGAGAAAACCCAACTGTTGATGAAGTTGTAGCACAAGTTAATGCTAAAAACGAAGGTTTAAACTTAACAAAAGAAGATGTTACAATGTCAGGAGATAAATTAACTGAAAAAGCTACTTTAAAAGCAGTTGAAAAATCAACTAAATTTAAAGGTAGTGTTGAAGTATCATACACTTATAAAAAAGAAACAAGAAAAGATTTATCAGGATTAAGTGAGAGTGATTTAACTGTAGCCCCAGCTAAAAATGATGAAGTAGAAGCAAAAAAAGTTGTATTAGCAAAAATAAATGAAAAATTATCAATAGAAGCAGCTGAATCTACTGATATTACATTTAGTGAATTTAAAGCTGCAACAGAATCTTCAAAACCAGGAAGCATTATTGCAACAGCTGTTAAATCAAGCGCTTTAGTTAAAGGTAGTCCATTAAAATTTACATTAACATTTAAAGCATCAGACTTACTTTAA
- a CDS encoding ISNCY family transposase, producing the protein MNEKNKMEIIKAVIDEKLSKKAAAIKICQTIRNVNLLINKYKKYGYTAFIHKNTGRISNKKIKHQISDQIIDLYINKYEEYNYKHFLEKLWSNHQISVSYTYLINLLKKNNLYSPRIHKVNKKMIKQKITNLLKNENIKKLEKREYLNTLLSIENIHPMQNRKTEFGERLQTDASVHYWVDNEKWYLHGFIDDATGKVLALYFDKEETLMGYYNITKKVLLEYGVPKEILTDKRTVFWSQKEKESDLHSDSLTQYGFLCHNLGIKLTTSSVPQTKGRIERLWNTLQDRLPKELKENNISNINEANSFLNEYIKKYNSQFSLQLNNIINSFAIFKEHKNIDFYLSRRFERTINKGSTIKYQNKFYLPHSNGEPVFYKNKTKIFVVETFDGQLYSNSFSEWMPLIEVQQNSTYKEAYEDKSVYDIQKTHKQIKTNSPWKYTNWIFYKNSKNKVLGKID; encoded by the coding sequence ATGAATGAAAAAAATAAAATGGAAATAATTAAAGCTGTAATTGATGAAAAACTATCTAAAAAAGCTGCAGCAATAAAAATCTGTCAAACAATAAGAAATGTTAACTTATTAATTAACAAATATAAAAAGTATGGTTACACAGCATTTATCCACAAAAATACTGGAAGAATATCAAATAAAAAAATAAAACATCAAATAAGTGATCAAATTATTGACTTGTACATTAATAAATATGAAGAATATAATTATAAACACTTTTTAGAAAAGCTTTGATCAAACCATCAAATAAGTGTTTCATATACTTACTTAATCAATTTATTAAAAAAGAATAATTTATATTCACCAAGAATTCATAAAGTAAATAAAAAAATGATTAAACAAAAAATTACTAACTTATTAAAAAATGAAAATATTAAAAAACTTGAGAAACGAGAGTATTTAAATACTTTGCTTTCAATAGAAAATATTCATCCTATGCAAAATCGAAAAACAGAGTTTGGTGAGCGCTTGCAAACTGATGCTTCAGTCCACTACTGAGTTGATAATGAGAAATGGTATTTACATGGTTTTATAGATGATGCAACAGGTAAAGTTTTAGCTTTATATTTTGATAAAGAAGAAACTCTTATGGGATACTACAATATAACAAAAAAAGTTTTATTGGAGTATGGGGTTCCAAAGGAGATACTTACTGACAAAAGGACTGTATTTTGAAGTCAAAAAGAAAAAGAGTCAGATCTTCACTCTGACTCTTTAACGCAATACGGATTCTTATGTCATAACTTAGGAATAAAGCTAACAACTTCAAGTGTTCCTCAAACAAAAGGCCGTATTGAAAGGTTGTGAAATACACTTCAAGATCGCCTACCAAAGGAACTCAAAGAAAATAATATATCAAATATAAATGAAGCAAATTCATTTTTAAATGAATATATTAAAAAATATAATTCACAGTTTTCCCTTCAATTAAATAATATCATTAACTCTTTTGCTATTTTTAAAGAACATAAAAACATTGACTTTTATTTATCAAGAAGATTTGAAAGAACTATTAATAAAGGTTCTACAATAAAATACCAAAATAAATTTTATTTACCACATTCGAATGGCGAGCCAGTCTTTTATAAAAATAAAACAAAAATTTTTGTAGTAGAAACTTTTGATGGGCAATTATATTCAAACTCTTTTAGTGAATGAATGCCTTTAATTGAAGTTCAACAAAACTCCACTTATAAAGAAGCTTATGAAGATAAAAGTGTTTATGATATACAAAAAACACATAAGCAAATTAAAACAAATAGTCCATGAAAATATACTAATTGAATATTTTACAAAAACTCTAAAAATAAAGTTTTGGGAAAAATTGATTAG
- a CDS encoding lipoprotein — protein MKKLLSLLGAMGLVATSGSVAVACNKGDKNTTTKDLSTIKGDDLKLTPETNTKEAAVTAAVAKIKAKLSVDVVLDTDFTVGEKDFTEATSKAAGSLKITAKSGSKVLTEGKTVTFSLAFKAEGTTKPVMALSDKDSKIKNNAVEIAMPQSGNGTIEVIITVTNPVAEKVVTVSVAEQSEDKLSAGEVSAVPDQSGQFKVTLTSKDKISEAVNVTFNYEGADAVVLAVTASERASQ, from the coding sequence ATGAAAAAATTATTAAGTTTATTAGGAGCAATGGGATTAGTTGCTACTTCAGGTAGTGTTGCAGTTGCATGTAACAAAGGTGATAAAAATACTACAACAAAAGATTTATCAACAATTAAAGGAGATGATTTAAAATTAACTCCAGAAACTAACACAAAAGAAGCAGCAGTTACAGCAGCTGTTGCTAAAATTAAAGCAAAATTAAGTGTTGATGTAGTATTAGATACTGACTTTACAGTAGGAGAAAAAGATTTTACTGAAGCTACTTCAAAAGCAGCTGGATCATTAAAAATTACTGCTAAATCAGGAAGTAAAGTTTTAACTGAAGGAAAAACAGTAACATTTAGTTTAGCATTTAAAGCTGAAGGAACAACAAAACCAGTAATGGCATTATCAGATAAAGATAGTAAAATTAAAAACAATGCTGTTGAAATTGCTATGCCACAATCAGGTAATGGAACTATTGAAGTTATCATCACAGTAACAAACCCAGTAGCTGAAAAAGTAGTAACTGTTAGTGTAGCAGAACAAAGTGAAGATAAATTATCAGCTGGAGAAGTTTCTGCTGTTCCTGATCAATCAGGACAATTTAAAGTTACTTTAACTTCAAAAGATAAAATCAGCGAAGCTGTAAATGTAACTTTTAACTATGAAGGTGCAGACGCAGTTGTTTTAGCAGTAACTGCTTCAGAAAGAGCAAGTCAATAA
- a CDS encoding lipoprotein — translation MKKLLSLLGAIGMVATSSSVAVACNNGVNGTKQFGEQFKDTEVTVGTPVVLNLVAANKAKDAKISAKSADEKIAKVSVSAETDANGEGKFDLTITGVAKGQVVITVSYGDKSASLKATVKEATKPAFADTLKAEDAMVGVQTSIEVSILNGDSKTVLKAEGDDSKLNKEVTVVVDNTDKNKFTVTYTGKAEGEDGKLSLTYGELKKDLTVKVVSDARKALDTLLSGGALDLKSEAGAYSEAQAKEAALKIIKTKLGDSADPKETIDVVFSGFEASKSTSEDGKLVATASLSSKLIKGTVNFVLKQTS, via the coding sequence ATGAAAAAATTATTAAGTTTATTAGGAGCAATCGGAATGGTTGCTACTTCAAGTAGTGTTGCAGTTGCATGTAACAACGGCGTTAATGGAACTAAACAATTTGGTGAACAATTTAAAGATACAGAAGTTACTGTTGGAACACCAGTTGTTTTAAATTTAGTAGCTGCAAATAAAGCAAAAGATGCAAAAATCTCAGCAAAATCAGCTGATGAAAAAATTGCAAAAGTTAGTGTAAGTGCCGAAACTGATGCAAACGGAGAAGGTAAATTTGATTTAACAATTACTGGTGTCGCAAAAGGACAAGTGGTAATCACTGTTAGTTATGGAGACAAATCCGCTTCTTTAAAAGCTACTGTAAAAGAAGCAACTAAACCTGCTTTTGCAGATACTTTAAAAGCAGAAGATGCAATGGTTGGAGTACAAACTAGTATTGAAGTTTCAATTTTAAATGGAGATTCAAAAACTGTTTTAAAAGCAGAAGGTGATGATTCTAAATTGAACAAAGAAGTTACAGTAGTTGTTGACAATACAGATAAAAACAAATTTACAGTAACTTATACTGGTAAAGCAGAAGGCGAAGATGGAAAATTATCATTAACTTATGGAGAGTTAAAAAAAGATTTAACAGTTAAAGTTGTTAGTGATGCAAGAAAAGCTTTAGATACTTTATTATCAGGGGGGGCTTTAGACTTAAAAAGCGAAGCTGGAGCATATAGTGAAGCTCAAGCTAAAGAAGCTGCGTTAAAAATAATTAAAACAAAATTAGGTGATTCAGCAGATCCAAAAGAAACAATTGATGTTGTATTCTCAGGATTTGAAGCATCTAAAAGTACTAGCGAAGATGGTAAATTAGTTGCTACTGCATCATTATCAAGTAAATTAATAAAAGGTACAGTAAATTTTGTTTTAAAACAAACTAGCTAA
- a CDS encoding lipoprotein — protein sequence MKKLLSLLGAMGMVATSSSVTVACNKDSKTDLSALSTKALGDISGSGDLPVAADLVKAINKVNSNYGLSNSDVELDGAATTEKATLKAKSTSTKFTGKVVVTYKYTKATTDTKKDLSEAVKTKELGEWEGVGSLPTIDEVVEQVNLKNEGLNLSKADVQMAKISDDKDLTKGAKLTALSDSAGFSGSVEVTYTYTQTKKTSIGTVADQNVKVFDKAASFDVTISNPTSDGALTAQEASSSGMLSEIKVEKKEAGKWTVKYDVIAGKANEKDNGEAKESFPTVINLAYGNLTKKVNVIVVKNDLNLLIPFGTYTFSWVDDKPTATELANYWNSQHQDQKISESDFDLTNNSGDKENGVGATVKAKKESKLLYGTTTIQIKNS from the coding sequence ATGAAAAAATTATTAAGTTTATTAGGAGCAATGGGAATGGTTGCTACCTCAAGTAGTGTTACTGTAGCATGTAATAAAGATTCAAAAACAGATTTAAGTGCATTATCTACTAAAGCATTAGGAGATATTTCAGGATCAGGAGATTTACCAGTTGCTGCAGATTTAGTAAAAGCAATCAACAAAGTAAATAGTAACTATGGATTATCAAATAGTGATGTTGAATTAGACGGAGCAGCTACTACTGAAAAAGCAACTTTAAAGGCTAAATCAACTTCAACTAAATTTACAGGAAAAGTAGTAGTCACTTATAAATATACAAAAGCAACTACAGATACTAAAAAGGATTTAAGTGAAGCTGTTAAAACTAAGGAATTAGGAGAATGAGAAGGAGTTGGTTCATTACCAACTATAGATGAAGTTGTAGAACAAGTAAATTTAAAAAATGAAGGTTTAAATTTAAGTAAAGCAGATGTTCAAATGGCAAAAATTTCAGATGATAAAGATTTAACAAAAGGAGCAAAATTAACAGCATTATCTGACTCAGCTGGTTTTTCAGGTAGTGTGGAAGTTACATACACATATACACAAACTAAAAAAACAAGCATTGGAACAGTTGCGGATCAAAATGTTAAAGTTTTTGATAAAGCTGCAAGTTTTGACGTTACAATTTCTAATCCAACTAGTGATGGTGCATTAACAGCTCAGGAAGCATCTTCATCTGGAATGCTAAGTGAAATTAAAGTTGAAAAAAAAGAAGCTGGAAAATGAACTGTTAAATATGATGTAATAGCTGGAAAAGCTAATGAAAAAGATAATGGTGAAGCAAAAGAGAGTTTTCCTACAGTAATAAATCTTGCATATGGAAATTTAACTAAAAAAGTAAATGTTATAGTAGTTAAAAATGATTTAAATTTATTAATACCATTCGGTACATATACATTTTCATGAGTTGATGACAAACCTACAGCAACTGAATTAGCAAATTATTGAAATAGTCAACATCAAGACCAAAAAATATCTGAAAGTGATTTTGATTTGACAAATAATTCAGGAGATAAAGAAAACGGTGTAGGAGCAACAGTAAAAGCTAAAAAAGAGTCTAAATTATTATATGGTACAACAACTATTCAAATAAAAAACTCATAA